From a region of the Streptacidiphilus albus JL83 genome:
- a CDS encoding TMEM175 family protein, protein MTGRAEAFSDGVFSIVITLLALGIGAPEVKAGHSYWWSLAQEWPHYAAYVVSFLVIGVMWVNHHYIFCHLVRVNRPLLYLNLLVLMMVSAIPWTTSVMAANLTNPQGSRAAAILYSGWMVAYALSFTAFWWYVTHVGHLFHAQVDQQGARATRLRFGLGSIAYPATVGLAFVSPLVTLIAHGVIAAYYAANQLPIPLRDQCEESEDPFG, encoded by the coding sequence GTGACCGGAAGAGCGGAGGCCTTCAGCGACGGGGTCTTCTCCATCGTCATCACCCTGCTGGCGCTGGGCATCGGCGCCCCGGAGGTGAAGGCGGGCCACAGCTACTGGTGGTCGCTGGCACAGGAGTGGCCGCACTACGCCGCCTATGTGGTCAGCTTCCTGGTGATCGGGGTGATGTGGGTCAACCACCACTACATCTTCTGCCACCTGGTCCGGGTCAACCGCCCGCTGCTGTACCTGAACCTGCTGGTCCTGATGATGGTCTCGGCCATCCCGTGGACCACCTCGGTGATGGCCGCCAACCTCACCAACCCGCAGGGCTCACGGGCCGCGGCGATCCTCTACAGCGGCTGGATGGTGGCCTACGCCCTGTCCTTCACCGCGTTCTGGTGGTACGTCACCCACGTCGGCCACCTGTTCCACGCGCAGGTCGACCAGCAGGGGGCGCGGGCCACCCGGCTGCGGTTCGGCCTCGGCAGCATCGCCTACCCCGCCACGGTCGGGCTCGCGTTCGTCTCACCGCTGGTGACGCTCATCGCGCACGGGGTCATCGCCGCCTACTACGCGGCCAACCAACTGCCCATCCCGCTCCGCGACCAGTGCGAGGAGTCGGAGGATCCCTTCGGGTGA
- a CDS encoding TMEM175 family protein has product MAPPDPQLPRQHRPISRWWGGTADRGDPGRLEAFSDGVMAIAITLLVLDINVTTPQGGSLAHALGKALPALLAFGVSFLQIGIIWANHHALFRLIERVDQVLLLTNLLLLATVCFLPFPTQLIAEYTTGANARTAMLLYGGTLVGCALMFNVVWHYADRRKLLHPEVSPLFHRDVTIRFRAGLASYVLAALVALLLPRLTLVLSVVLALVFLLGPSPRGAFTELPTAEESTAEESTAVGAEVKGVV; this is encoded by the coding sequence ATGGCCCCGCCGGATCCACAGCTCCCGCGCCAGCACCGGCCGATCAGCCGGTGGTGGGGCGGGACCGCCGACCGCGGCGACCCGGGGCGGCTGGAGGCCTTCAGCGACGGGGTGATGGCGATCGCCATCACCCTGTTGGTGCTGGACATCAACGTCACCACGCCCCAGGGCGGGAGCCTGGCCCACGCCCTGGGCAAGGCGCTGCCGGCGCTGCTGGCCTTCGGGGTCAGCTTCCTGCAGATCGGCATCATCTGGGCGAACCACCACGCGCTCTTCCGGCTCATCGAACGGGTCGACCAGGTGCTGCTGCTGACCAACCTGCTGCTGCTGGCCACCGTGTGCTTCCTGCCCTTTCCCACCCAGCTGATCGCGGAGTACACCACGGGCGCGAACGCCCGCACCGCGATGCTGCTGTACGGCGGGACCCTGGTCGGCTGCGCCCTGATGTTCAACGTGGTCTGGCACTACGCCGACCGCAGGAAGCTGCTGCACCCGGAGGTCAGCCCGCTGTTCCACCGCGATGTGACCATAAGGTTCCGCGCCGGACTGGCGAGTTACGTGCTCGCGGCGCTGGTGGCCCTGCTGCTGCCCAGGCTCACCCTGGTGCTCTCGGTCGTCCTGGCGCTGGTGTTCCTGCTCGGCCCCTCACCACGCGGGGCATTCACCGAACTTCCCACCGCCGAGGAGTCGACCGCTGAAGAGTCGACCGCCGTGGGCGCCGAGGTGAAAGGCGTGGTCTGA
- a CDS encoding IS701 family transposase, with amino-acid sequence MTPNASDFVEVLSNSIFKSLPRSEQRRWAQVYLKGLLASPGKKTIRNIAGEWQGPVEQSLQQFISKSPWEWSPVRQELARFLENNVQRSLAWVIQPLVIEKAGSHSVGVARQFVAQLGRVANCQQAVGIWLAGDTASFPVEWNLILPPPWTTESSLRRRARIPEATESPTPVRAALHAVKQMAEKWPLEIRPVVMDLQDMEPVEAVSAFVGMHIPFILRVDGSLPVALRSDARRRADLRSVTAVDLIRLLRAQRRPVEWICHLTSERKTAPLVAQDVLIRSAGPAGSEPVALQLLGAWHPGSGDLPTEFWLTNMVRTPPVQTFRLAKLADRVSRDFDDFCDPIGIRDFSGRSFRGWHHHATLVAAAHTVAVLVEWSGHNREKQTARQAELPFVPATNFLHAPPPRSQWITSGQF; translated from the coding sequence ATGACACCGAATGCCTCCGACTTCGTGGAAGTCTTATCCAACTCCATCTTCAAGTCCCTTCCCAGGAGCGAACAGAGAAGATGGGCACAAGTCTACCTGAAGGGACTGCTGGCCAGCCCCGGTAAGAAAACAATCAGAAACATAGCCGGCGAGTGGCAGGGGCCGGTCGAGCAGAGCCTGCAACAGTTCATCAGCAAGTCACCCTGGGAGTGGTCCCCCGTTCGCCAGGAGTTGGCCAGATTCCTGGAGAACAACGTGCAGCGCTCCCTGGCCTGGGTAATCCAGCCACTGGTGATCGAAAAGGCTGGAAGCCACTCGGTCGGCGTCGCCCGGCAATTCGTGGCGCAACTGGGGCGGGTCGCCAACTGTCAGCAGGCGGTAGGTATATGGCTGGCCGGCGACACTGCCAGTTTTCCGGTGGAGTGGAACCTCATTCTACCCCCTCCCTGGACGACCGAGAGCAGTCTTCGGCGAAGAGCACGGATACCCGAGGCGACCGAATCACCCACCCCGGTCAGGGCCGCCCTGCACGCCGTAAAGCAGATGGCCGAAAAATGGCCCCTGGAAATCCGTCCGGTGGTCATGGATCTCCAGGATATGGAGCCGGTGGAAGCCGTATCCGCCTTCGTCGGTATGCACATCCCGTTTATCCTCCGGGTCGACGGGTCGCTGCCGGTGGCGCTGCGGAGCGACGCCCGGCGCCGGGCCGACCTGCGGAGCGTCACGGCGGTGGACCTGATCCGGCTGCTGCGGGCCCAGCGCCGCCCGGTCGAGTGGATCTGTCACCTCACCAGCGAGCGGAAGACGGCCCCGCTGGTGGCCCAGGACGTACTGATCCGGTCGGCGGGCCCGGCCGGCAGCGAACCGGTCGCGCTGCAGTTACTCGGGGCCTGGCACCCGGGCAGCGGCGACCTCCCCACGGAGTTCTGGCTGACCAACATGGTCCGCACTCCCCCGGTCCAGACCTTCCGGCTGGCCAAGCTGGCGGACCGGGTCAGCCGCGACTTCGACGACTTCTGCGACCCGATCGGCATCCGTGACTTCAGCGGCCGGTCGTTCCGCGGCTGGCACCACCACGCGACCCTCGTCGCCGCGGCCCACACGGTGGCCGTGCTGGTCGAGTGGTCCGGCCACAACCGGGAGAAGCAGACGGCCCGGCAGGCCGAGCTGCCCTTCGTCCCGGCCACCAACTTCCTGCACGCGCCCCCGCCCCGATCGCAGTGGATCACTTCCGGCCAGTTCTGA
- a CDS encoding XdhC family protein, producing the protein MLDISSELDQWCAQGRDFALATVVRVSGSAPREVGAALAVDASGTAIGSVSGGCVEGAVYEQCLESLRTGRSSVEHFGYDENDAFAVGLTCGGELDVLVSPVTADSSLRGLLSEALPLLRAGRATGLARVVAGPAQLLGRGLLVRPDGSVRGTLGDPELDRSAAAQALALLQLGRTGTVEVGAPGSRCGEPVTLLVEINAQPPRMIIFGAVDFAVALSRMGSYLGFDVTVCDARPVFATEARFPDADRVVVDWPHRYLAAEADADRLDGRTALCVLTHDVKFDIPLLERALRLPVAYIGAMGSWRTHGDRLHLLRRAGLDESELARLRSPIGLDLGSRTPQETALSIAAEIIADRYRATGSRIGVSGRPIHQEQTMALLGP; encoded by the coding sequence ATGCTCGACATCTCTTCCGAACTCGACCAGTGGTGTGCGCAGGGACGCGACTTCGCGCTCGCGACCGTGGTCCGGGTCAGCGGAAGCGCCCCGCGTGAAGTGGGGGCCGCCCTCGCGGTCGACGCCTCCGGCACGGCGATCGGCAGCGTCTCGGGCGGCTGCGTGGAGGGCGCCGTGTACGAGCAGTGCCTGGAGAGCCTCAGGACCGGCAGGTCCAGCGTCGAGCACTTCGGCTACGACGAGAACGACGCCTTCGCGGTGGGACTGACCTGCGGAGGGGAGCTCGACGTCCTGGTGTCCCCGGTGACCGCCGACTCGTCGCTGCGCGGCCTGCTGAGCGAGGCCCTGCCGCTGCTCCGCGCCGGCCGGGCGACCGGGCTGGCCCGGGTGGTGGCCGGCCCGGCGCAGCTGCTGGGCCGGGGGCTGCTGGTCCGTCCCGACGGCTCCGTCCGCGGGACGCTGGGCGACCCGGAGCTCGACCGGTCGGCCGCCGCCCAGGCGCTGGCCCTGCTCCAGTTGGGGCGCACCGGCACGGTGGAGGTGGGGGCTCCGGGCAGCCGGTGCGGCGAGCCGGTCACCCTGCTGGTGGAGATCAACGCCCAGCCGCCGCGGATGATCATCTTCGGTGCGGTGGACTTCGCCGTGGCGCTCTCCCGGATGGGCTCCTACCTGGGCTTCGACGTGACCGTCTGCGACGCCCGCCCGGTCTTCGCCACCGAGGCGAGGTTCCCCGACGCGGACCGGGTGGTGGTGGACTGGCCGCACCGCTATCTGGCGGCGGAGGCCGACGCCGACCGGCTGGACGGGCGGACCGCGCTGTGCGTGCTGACCCACGACGTGAAGTTCGACATCCCGCTGCTGGAGCGGGCGCTGCGGCTGCCGGTGGCCTACATCGGCGCCATGGGCTCCTGGCGCACCCACGGCGACCGACTGCACCTGTTGCGCCGGGCCGGTCTCGACGAGTCGGAACTCGCCAGGCTGCGCTCGCCGATCGGGCTCGACCTCGGCTCCCGGACCCCGCAGGAGACCGCGCTGTCCATCGCCGCGGAGATCATCGCCGACCGGTACCGGGCGACCGGCAGCCGGATCGGCGTCTCCGGCCGGCCGATCCACCAGGAGCAGACCATGGCCCTGCTCGGGCCGTGA
- the glgB gene encoding 1,4-alpha-glucan branching protein GlgB: protein MSTGTRRDWGLLGELDLYLLAEGRHEELWRVLGAHLVDGVRPGVAFSVLAPAAQAVRVVGDFNGWNGGGHPLRRVGTSGVWAGFVPEAQEGARYKFEVLGADGTVRLKADPFARAAECPPATASVIHRSGYDWGDGEWLAARSAGAAVQESPMSVYEVHLGSWRGGLSYRQLAEQLPAYVADLGFTHVEFLPVMEHPFGGSWGYQVTSYFAPSARWGAPDDFRHLVDTLHRSGIGVILDWVPAHFPKNDWALARFDGTALYEHPDPRRAEQRDWNTLQFDYGRAEVRAFLLANAVYWCEEFHVDGLRVDAVAAILYLDYSREEGEWLPNAEGGRENLDAVRFLRELNGTLARRCPDVVVIAEESTAWEGVTRSADHGGLGFGLKWNMGWMHDTLAFLAEDPVNRRYHHHRMTFGMMYAHSEHFLLPLGHDEVVHLKGSLLAKMFGDPWQRFANLRAYLSFMWFHPGKQLLFMGQEFAQTTEWDHDRGLDWQLLDLPGVEGHRHRGVQQLVRDLNGHYRAHAELWRRDSDPGGFRWIDADDADHQVYSAVRYDHDGTPLVGVFNFSPVVHHGFTLAMPRSGAWSELVNTDADCYGGSGVGNLGTVRAAPVPQRGLPATARLTLPPLAGLWLRPTEPEQVQ from the coding sequence GTGAGCACCGGAACGCGCCGCGACTGGGGACTTCTCGGCGAACTGGACCTGTACCTGCTCGCGGAGGGCCGGCACGAGGAACTCTGGCGGGTCCTGGGCGCGCACCTGGTCGACGGGGTGCGGCCGGGCGTGGCCTTCTCCGTGCTCGCCCCGGCCGCCCAGGCCGTCCGGGTGGTCGGGGACTTCAACGGCTGGAACGGCGGCGGCCATCCGCTGCGCCGGGTGGGCACCAGCGGCGTCTGGGCGGGATTCGTGCCGGAGGCCCAGGAGGGGGCCCGCTACAAGTTCGAGGTGCTGGGCGCGGACGGGACGGTCCGGCTGAAGGCGGACCCCTTCGCCCGGGCCGCCGAGTGCCCACCGGCCACGGCCTCGGTGATCCACCGCTCGGGATACGACTGGGGTGACGGGGAGTGGCTGGCCGCACGGAGTGCCGGGGCGGCCGTCCAGGAGTCGCCGATGAGCGTCTACGAGGTCCACCTCGGCTCCTGGAGAGGCGGTCTGAGCTACCGTCAACTGGCCGAGCAGCTTCCGGCCTACGTCGCCGACCTGGGGTTCACCCATGTCGAGTTCCTGCCGGTGATGGAGCACCCGTTCGGCGGCTCCTGGGGCTACCAGGTCACCTCCTACTTCGCGCCCTCCGCGCGCTGGGGCGCTCCGGACGACTTCCGCCACCTGGTGGACACGCTGCACCGGTCCGGCATCGGAGTGATCCTGGACTGGGTGCCGGCCCACTTCCCGAAGAACGACTGGGCCCTCGCCCGCTTCGACGGCACCGCGCTCTACGAGCACCCCGACCCCCGCCGGGCCGAGCAACGGGACTGGAACACCCTGCAGTTCGACTACGGCCGGGCCGAGGTGCGGGCCTTCCTGCTGGCCAACGCCGTGTACTGGTGCGAGGAGTTCCACGTCGACGGACTGCGGGTGGACGCGGTGGCGGCCATCCTCTACCTGGACTACTCGCGCGAGGAGGGGGAGTGGCTGCCCAATGCCGAGGGCGGTCGGGAGAACCTGGACGCGGTCCGGTTCCTGCGCGAGCTGAACGGCACCCTGGCCCGCCGCTGCCCGGACGTGGTGGTGATCGCCGAGGAGTCCACCGCCTGGGAGGGCGTCACCCGCTCCGCCGACCACGGCGGCCTCGGCTTCGGGCTGAAGTGGAACATGGGCTGGATGCACGACACCCTGGCCTTCCTGGCCGAGGACCCGGTCAACCGGCGGTACCACCACCACCGGATGACCTTCGGCATGATGTACGCCCACTCCGAGCACTTCCTGCTGCCCCTCGGGCACGACGAGGTGGTCCACCTCAAGGGCAGCCTGCTGGCCAAGATGTTCGGGGACCCCTGGCAGCGGTTCGCCAACCTGCGCGCCTACCTCTCCTTCATGTGGTTCCACCCGGGCAAGCAACTGCTGTTCATGGGACAGGAGTTCGCGCAGACCACCGAGTGGGACCACGACCGCGGCCTGGACTGGCAGCTGCTGGACCTGCCCGGGGTCGAGGGGCACCGGCACCGCGGCGTCCAGCAGCTGGTCCGCGACCTGAACGGGCACTACCGGGCCCACGCCGAGCTCTGGCGGCGCGACTCGGACCCCGGCGGCTTCCGCTGGATCGACGCGGACGACGCCGACCACCAGGTCTACTCGGCCGTCCGCTACGACCACGACGGCACACCGCTGGTCGGCGTGTTCAACTTCAGTCCGGTGGTGCACCACGGCTTCACCCTGGCCATGCCGCGCTCCGGGGCCTGGTCGGAGCTGGTCAACACCGACGCGGACTGCTACGGCGGGAGCGGCGTCGGCAACCTCGGCACGGTCCGCGCGGCCCCGGTGCCGCAGCGCGGCCTGCCGGCCACGGCCCGGCTCACCCTCCCCCCGCTGGCCGGACTGTGGCTCCGGCCGACCGAGCCGGAGCAGGTCCAGTGA
- a CDS encoding ATP-binding protein, with the protein MSGGSGLVDALRQVPLFAGETEEDLRWLAEAAEERTLAPGEALFRSGEPATHFYVLLEGDLLQADTERGMPSAARGVVGETPLLTGSDYTAAAVADSPVSVLAYPKDVLFEILTRCPGVTRALVPILAWRAESIRTKAEGLAATAAYDTLAASLAHELNNPVAVVDHVARGLTDIVQLLVESGMGWGAAASPAEYASITAMIRAFVGAGGTARAMPGSGSDAAPTVDAIMMAESEDALAQWAAGAGAGRPDLLATVMAERGLRLADLRQHTEGLSPRVLPAALDHLAAVLETRSMAAELAAAGARVAALVTATRDYSQWELGTRQTFSVVDCLESALVLLRARLRSVRIVRDYGRGLPLVHGHPSELNRVWVNLLENALDAMGGRGTLTLRVRDEGGGLLVEVADTGSGIPSDVLPHIFEPFYTTKDMGKGSGLGLHLAHQIVTRRHRGTISARSVPGETRIEIHLPVDPGQTEAREPAMATYDISKLHPVFRRQMEALDALDLEALMKNYTDDAVLLRYEGVSTGIEAVRETFTGYLTVKPKLVELQEYVETEDTIFYRAIMNLNGEPEHAFGTLVVRDNKIWRQTAGFGS; encoded by the coding sequence GTGAGCGGCGGTTCCGGTCTGGTCGACGCACTGCGGCAGGTGCCGCTCTTCGCCGGCGAGACCGAGGAGGACCTGCGCTGGCTGGCCGAGGCCGCCGAGGAGCGGACGCTCGCCCCGGGCGAGGCCCTGTTCCGCAGCGGTGAACCGGCCACGCACTTCTACGTGCTGCTGGAGGGCGACCTGCTGCAGGCCGACACCGAGCGCGGCATGCCCTCGGCGGCGCGCGGCGTCGTCGGCGAGACGCCGCTGCTGACCGGATCCGACTACACCGCCGCCGCCGTCGCGGACAGCCCGGTCAGCGTGCTGGCCTACCCGAAGGACGTCCTGTTCGAGATCCTCACCCGCTGCCCCGGCGTCACCCGCGCGCTGGTGCCGATCCTCGCCTGGCGGGCGGAGTCCATCCGCACCAAGGCCGAGGGGCTGGCCGCCACCGCCGCGTACGACACCCTCGCGGCCTCGCTGGCCCACGAGCTGAACAACCCGGTGGCGGTGGTGGACCACGTGGCCCGGGGGCTGACCGACATCGTCCAACTGCTGGTCGAGTCGGGCATGGGTTGGGGCGCCGCGGCCTCACCGGCGGAGTACGCCTCGATCACCGCGATGATCAGGGCCTTCGTCGGCGCCGGCGGCACCGCCCGGGCCATGCCGGGCTCCGGATCGGACGCGGCGCCGACGGTCGACGCCATCATGATGGCCGAGTCCGAGGACGCGCTGGCCCAGTGGGCCGCCGGCGCCGGCGCCGGCCGTCCCGACCTGCTGGCCACGGTGATGGCCGAACGCGGGCTGCGGCTGGCCGACCTGCGGCAGCACACCGAGGGACTGAGCCCCCGGGTGCTGCCGGCCGCCCTGGACCACCTGGCCGCCGTGCTGGAGACCCGGTCCATGGCCGCGGAGCTGGCAGCCGCCGGAGCCCGGGTGGCCGCGCTGGTCACCGCGACCCGCGACTACTCCCAGTGGGAGCTCGGCACCCGGCAGACCTTCTCCGTCGTCGACTGCCTGGAGAGCGCCCTGGTCCTGCTGCGCGCCCGGCTGCGGTCGGTGCGGATCGTCCGGGACTACGGGCGGGGCCTGCCGCTGGTGCACGGCCACCCCTCGGAGCTGAACCGGGTCTGGGTCAACCTGCTGGAGAACGCGCTGGACGCCATGGGCGGCCGGGGCACGCTGACCCTCCGCGTCCGCGACGAGGGGGGCGGCCTGCTGGTCGAGGTCGCCGACACGGGCTCCGGGATCCCCTCCGACGTGCTGCCGCACATCTTCGAACCCTTCTACACCACCAAGGACATGGGCAAGGGCAGCGGTCTAGGACTGCACCTGGCCCATCAGATCGTGACCCGGCGCCACCGCGGCACGATCTCTGCTCGATCCGTCCCAGGAGAGACCCGGATAGAGATCCACCTTCCGGTGGACCCGGGCCAGACAGAAGCGAGGGAACCGGCCATGGCCACCTACGACATCTCGAAACTGCACCCGGTCTTCCGCCGCCAGATGGAGGCGCTCGACGCGCTCGACCTGGAGGCCCTGATGAAGAACTACACCGACGACGCGGTGCTGCTGCGGTACGAGGGCGTGTCCACCGGCATCGAGGCGGTCCGGGAGACCTTCACCGGCTACCTCACGGTGAAGCCGAAGCTGGTGGAGCTCCAGGAGTACGTCGAGACCGAGGACACGATCTTCTACCGCGCCATCATGAACCTCAACGGCGAGCCCGAGCACGCCTTCGGCACCCTGGTCGTGCGCGACAACAAGATCTGGCGGCAGACCGCCGGCTTCGGCAGCTGA
- a CDS encoding CDGSH iron-sulfur domain-containing protein, whose protein sequence is MSASQLPTPTAVRERTAELLHGCSELAESLGRSGPEAEVARRLRDRAIRPLTGVLAAGPAQDGAAPHGTAASATSALPLSDRLWALAENATELSALPGTPGAVLEAAAALQHLALQPPEGVAAPDPETGASRRARLTALLADLPPDIRVTTDGPYLAVNPERMCTHLGEEVSTRPLTALCRCGESADRPWCDGSHATSGFSGAKDPSRVPDHRDSYEGQTVTVLDNRGICAHSGFCTDRLNTVFHAGSEPFVTPSGGRSDEIISAVRDCPSGALSFAVDGREAREQVDQSLRAPDITVSKDGPYRITGGIPLHGDLDGDRVERVEGYSAEHYSLCRCGHSKNKPFCSGMHYYVNFVDPQPDPDTTPTLFAWAGGYPALLRMTRLFYQKYVPQDALLAPLFSRMAPDHPERVAAWLSQVFEGPEFYSQRYGDYNRMISQHLAKNLTEEQRSHWVSLMSQSAQEAGLPNDAEFRAAFVAYLEWGSHIAAENSQSVAHPVPNMPIPHWWWVCQATPSARVSALAAPAEGEEQPAEVVLPGADEAVGYAAHIKDLFRAKDRNSMRFAFDLWSYEDASTHARAILERLSNGSMPCDGAWPEEQVAVFRRWVDAGTPE, encoded by the coding sequence ATGTCAGCGAGTCAGTTACCGACCCCGACCGCAGTACGAGAGCGAACGGCGGAGCTGCTGCACGGGTGCAGCGAGCTGGCTGAGTCCCTGGGACGGTCGGGCCCCGAGGCCGAGGTCGCCCGGCGGCTGCGCGACCGAGCGATCCGTCCGCTGACCGGCGTCCTCGCCGCCGGGCCCGCTCAGGACGGGGCCGCGCCCCACGGAACGGCGGCGTCCGCGACCTCGGCACTGCCCCTGAGCGATCGCCTCTGGGCGCTGGCGGAGAACGCGACCGAGCTCTCCGCCCTCCCCGGCACCCCCGGAGCGGTACTGGAGGCAGCGGCGGCGCTGCAGCACCTGGCGCTCCAGCCCCCGGAGGGCGTGGCGGCCCCGGATCCGGAGACCGGGGCGAGCCGCCGGGCCCGGCTCACGGCCCTGCTGGCCGACCTGCCCCCCGACATCAGGGTCACCACCGACGGCCCCTACCTGGCCGTCAACCCCGAGCGGATGTGCACCCACCTCGGCGAGGAGGTGTCCACCCGGCCGCTGACGGCGCTCTGCCGCTGCGGCGAGTCCGCGGACCGGCCCTGGTGCGACGGCTCGCACGCGACCAGCGGCTTCAGCGGCGCCAAGGACCCCAGCCGGGTTCCCGACCACCGCGACAGCTACGAGGGCCAGACGGTCACCGTGCTCGACAACCGCGGCATCTGCGCCCACTCGGGCTTCTGCACCGATCGCCTCAACACCGTGTTCCACGCCGGCAGCGAGCCCTTCGTCACGCCCAGCGGCGGCCGCTCCGACGAGATCATCAGTGCCGTCCGCGACTGCCCCTCGGGCGCCCTGAGCTTCGCGGTCGACGGCCGCGAGGCCCGCGAGCAGGTCGACCAGTCCCTCCGCGCACCGGACATCACGGTCTCCAAGGACGGCCCCTACCGGATCACCGGCGGCATCCCGCTCCACGGCGACCTCGACGGCGACCGGGTGGAGCGGGTCGAGGGTTACTCGGCGGAGCACTACAGCCTGTGCCGCTGCGGGCACTCCAAGAACAAGCCGTTCTGCTCCGGCATGCACTACTACGTCAACTTCGTGGATCCGCAGCCGGATCCCGACACCACGCCCACGCTGTTCGCCTGGGCCGGCGGCTACCCGGCGCTGCTGCGGATGACCCGGCTCTTCTACCAGAAGTACGTTCCCCAGGACGCGCTGCTGGCACCGCTGTTCTCGCGGATGGCGCCCGACCACCCCGAGCGGGTGGCCGCCTGGCTCAGCCAGGTCTTCGAGGGGCCCGAGTTCTACAGCCAGCGCTACGGCGACTACAACCGGATGATCTCGCAGCACCTGGCGAAGAACCTCACCGAGGAGCAGCGCTCGCACTGGGTCTCGCTGATGAGCCAGTCCGCCCAGGAGGCGGGCCTGCCCAACGACGCCGAGTTCCGGGCCGCGTTCGTCGCGTACCTGGAGTGGGGTTCGCACATCGCCGCGGAGAACTCCCAGTCCGTCGCCCACCCGGTGCCGAACATGCCGATCCCGCACTGGTGGTGGGTGTGCCAGGCCACTCCCTCGGCCCGGGTCTCCGCCCTGGCCGCCCCGGCCGAGGGCGAGGAGCAGCCGGCCGAGGTGGTGCTGCCCGGCGCCGACGAGGCGGTCGGCTACGCCGCCCACATCAAGGACCTGTTCCGGGCGAAGGACCGCAACTCGATGCGGTTCGCCTTCGACCTGTGGTCCTACGAGGACGCCTCCACCCACGCCCGGGCCATCCTGGAGCGGCTGAGCAACGGGTCGATGCCGTGCGACGGCGCCTGGCCCGAGGAACAGGTCGCCGTGTTCCGCCGCTGGGTCGACGCCGGCACGCCCGAATAA